A window of the Streptomyces formicae genome harbors these coding sequences:
- a CDS encoding roadblock/LC7 domain-containing protein, with protein MTATGTFGLSSEARNLHWLLGNLVEEVPGVRSVAVVSSDGLLLLSSDPAHNTAPAPAPSTPRRDGPRGSSADLATIVSGVASLTIGAAKLMDGGGVKQTMVAMDEGSVFVMSISDGSLLGVHATPDCDMSVVAYHMALFVGRAGHVLTPELRSELRKSLESAQ; from the coding sequence TTGACCGCGACCGGCACATTCGGGCTGAGCAGTGAAGCCCGCAATCTTCACTGGCTGTTGGGAAACCTCGTCGAAGAGGTACCGGGAGTCCGCTCCGTCGCGGTCGTGTCCTCCGACGGACTCCTCCTGCTGTCGTCCGACCCGGCGCACAACACCGCCCCCGCCCCGGCCCCCTCCACCCCGCGCCGGGACGGCCCCCGCGGCTCCAGCGCCGACCTCGCCACCATCGTCTCCGGCGTGGCCAGCCTCACCATCGGCGCGGCCAAGCTGATGGACGGCGGCGGCGTCAAACAGACCATGGTCGCGATGGACGAGGGAAGCGTCTTCGTGATGTCCATCAGCGACGGCTCACTGCTCGGCGTGCACGCCACACCCGACTGCGACATGAGCGTCGTCGCCTACCACATGGCGCTCTTCGTCGGCCGCGCCGGACACGTCCTCACCCCCGAACTCCGCAGCGAGCTGCGCAAATCGTTGGAGAGCGCCCAGTGA
- a CDS encoding DUF742 domain-containing protein, with translation MSAAVPAPRLPVRGEGKRPARVRPYSLTGGRTRFGHVLLVETFVAALEAGDERKELTNGNLTSRVMPEMRAIVELCRRMRTVAEISALLKMPLGVVRVLLSDLADQGKIRVYGTGYGEGRPDRALLERVLSGLRRL, from the coding sequence ATGTCCGCCGCCGTGCCCGCCCCCCGGCTCCCCGTGCGCGGCGAGGGCAAACGCCCCGCCCGCGTCCGCCCGTACTCGCTCACCGGTGGCCGCACCCGCTTCGGCCACGTCCTGCTCGTCGAGACCTTCGTCGCCGCCCTCGAAGCGGGGGACGAGCGCAAGGAACTGACGAACGGAAACCTCACCTCCCGCGTCATGCCGGAGATGCGGGCCATCGTCGAGCTCTGCCGTCGGATGCGTACGGTCGCCGAGATCTCGGCGCTGCTGAAGATGCCGCTGGGCGTCGTGCGCGTGCTGCTCAGCGACCTCGCGGACCAAGGAAAGATACGTGTGTACGGCACCGGGTACGGCGAGGGCCGTCCCGACCGCGCGCTGCTCGAAAGGGTGCTGAGTGGACTCCGTCGTCTCTGA
- a CDS encoding GTP-binding protein, with product MDSVVSDLPAAVEDENVQPWQNDRTRAPIATKIVVAGGFGVGKTTFVGAVSEITPLQTEALMTRASEDTDDLTATPGKLTTTVAMDFGRITLDNDLVLYLFGTPGQQRFWFMWDDLVRGAIGAVVMADTRRLKDCFPALDYFESCGLPYVVAVNHFEGTPAYEADDVREALTIPPHVPVVIMDARKRITVVESLLALVAHALAATPE from the coding sequence GTGGACTCCGTCGTCTCTGACCTCCCCGCCGCCGTGGAGGACGAGAACGTACAGCCCTGGCAGAACGACCGCACCCGCGCCCCGATCGCCACCAAGATCGTGGTCGCGGGCGGCTTCGGGGTGGGCAAGACGACCTTCGTCGGCGCGGTCTCCGAGATCACACCGCTCCAGACCGAGGCGCTGATGACCCGGGCGAGCGAGGACACCGACGACCTCACCGCGACGCCCGGCAAGCTCACCACGACCGTCGCCATGGACTTCGGGCGGATCACGCTCGACAACGACCTCGTGCTGTACCTCTTCGGCACCCCCGGCCAGCAGCGCTTCTGGTTCATGTGGGACGACCTGGTGCGCGGTGCGATCGGCGCGGTGGTGATGGCCGACACCCGCCGGCTGAAGGACTGCTTCCCCGCGCTCGACTACTTCGAGAGCTGCGGACTGCCGTACGTCGTCGCCGTCAACCACTTCGAGGGGACGCCGGCCTACGAGGCCGACGACGTTCGGGAAGCCCTGACGATACCCCCGCACGTCCCGGTCGTGATCATGGACGCGCGCAAGCGGATCACGGTGGTCGAGTCGCTGCTGGCGCTGGTAGCGCACGCCCTCGCCGCCACCCCCGAGTAG
- a CDS encoding styrene monooxygenase/indole monooxygenase family protein, which yields MRKILIVGAGQSGLQLALGLQAQGYEVTLMSNRTADEIRSGRVMSTQCMFDTALQHERDLQINFWESQAPEIEGLGVSVAGPESQRVIDWVGKLDGYAQSVDQRVKMAGWMETFAQRGGQLVIHGAAVSDLDYFSRTYDLVLVSAGKGELVSMFGRDASRSPYAEPQRALAVAYVHGLGPRPEHPDYDAVRCNLVPGVGELFVMPTLTTSGRADILFWEGIPGGPLDVFQGVKDPAEHLSLTLELMERFTPWEYARATKVELTDANGTLAGRYAPTVRNPIGRLPGGGLALGVADVVVANDPITGQGSNSASKCAAAYLASIVERGDKPFDEEWMQSAFDRYWDTAQHVTKWTNAMLGVPPEHVLNLIGAAGGLQPVADRFANGFNDPADFENFFYEPDKTAAYLTEVTSASA from the coding sequence ATGCGGAAGATCCTCATAGTCGGCGCCGGTCAGTCCGGGCTCCAGCTCGCCCTCGGCCTGCAGGCGCAGGGATACGAAGTCACCCTCATGTCCAACCGCACGGCGGACGAGATCCGGTCCGGCCGGGTCATGTCCACCCAGTGCATGTTCGACACGGCGCTCCAGCACGAGCGGGATCTCCAGATCAACTTCTGGGAGTCCCAGGCCCCGGAGATCGAGGGCCTCGGCGTCTCCGTCGCCGGACCTGAGTCCCAGAGGGTCATCGACTGGGTGGGCAAGCTCGACGGCTACGCCCAGTCCGTCGACCAGCGCGTGAAGATGGCCGGCTGGATGGAGACCTTCGCCCAGCGCGGCGGCCAGCTCGTCATCCACGGCGCCGCCGTCTCCGACCTGGACTACTTCTCCCGGACGTACGACCTGGTGCTGGTCTCCGCCGGCAAGGGCGAGCTCGTGTCGATGTTCGGCCGCGACGCCTCCCGCTCCCCGTACGCCGAGCCTCAGCGCGCCCTCGCCGTCGCCTACGTCCACGGCCTCGGCCCGCGCCCCGAGCACCCCGACTACGACGCGGTCCGCTGCAACCTCGTGCCCGGCGTCGGCGAGCTCTTCGTGATGCCGACACTCACCACCTCCGGCCGCGCCGACATCCTCTTCTGGGAGGGCATCCCCGGCGGTCCGCTCGACGTCTTCCAGGGGGTGAAGGACCCCGCCGAGCACCTCTCCCTCACGCTGGAGCTGATGGAGCGGTTCACGCCGTGGGAGTACGCCCGCGCGACCAAGGTCGAGCTGACGGACGCCAACGGCACGCTCGCCGGCCGGTACGCCCCGACCGTGCGCAACCCCATCGGCCGGCTGCCCGGCGGCGGCCTCGCCCTCGGCGTCGCCGACGTCGTCGTCGCCAACGACCCCATCACCGGCCAGGGTTCCAACTCGGCGTCGAAGTGCGCCGCGGCGTATCTCGCCTCGATCGTCGAGCGCGGCGACAAGCCGTTCGACGAGGAGTGGATGCAGTCCGCCTTCGACCGCTACTGGGACACCGCCCAGCACGTCACCAAGTGGACCAACGCGATGCTCGGCGTCCCGCCGGAGCACGTCCTCAATCTCATCGGCGCGGCCGGCGGACTCCAGCCGGTGGCCGACCGCTTCGCGAACGGCTTCAACGACCCGGCCGACTTCGAGAACTTCTTCTACGAGCCGGACAAGACGGCCGCGTACCTGACCGAGGTGACGTCCGCCTCCGCCTAG
- a CDS encoding PQQ-binding-like beta-propeller repeat protein: MEPLPLPLPEPLRGEDPRRIGPYAALARFRETAGTVQYVARGDDADDTAAVVVSLARAELAALPAFRRRFEAEARTAERLAGGWVLAPVRTGTDGPGPWTAHAYVPAVTLGEAIALAGPLHERAVRILGAGLAETLSRVHATGTVLHGLAPETVLLAADGPRLAAFGALGAAASAEAAPGGGLSVRLGYLTPEQLAGDKPGTASDVFVLGLLLAYASTGTNPFPDGPAIADAEPELDGVPEGLRDLLASCLAKSPAARPTAGTAAATLALEGAAALAKDGWLPDALLRALSARADAVSHLVRPQADALPDRPTPRPTATATVTATATPPAPAPPAGHGRTTLALRTDAGPVAEDAPAPAPAPPRAPAAPAGAPAFGAAAGRSRDKATAALGIPRSRPAGEAVAPSAGGEDGGKSPLTASVLAARAGAERRVVVTAGVAGAVGLVVGGGLGVALSGGGETAAPAKARPAAKPLPGVPPVPRWAYRHPAQGVLRAAAWRDRVVVVGDAKQCTGVDLRTGRRLWTQTAAASAHGPVVAGDAVFVVGVTHFVWLSPKDGSVLHRIAAPAHVSAVTAAEGPVVWFTGTAGSGTYLFAYDTAARKELWRAQVPGGRAPGVVPRYQGVAVRPDGILVRQDGASLTPQQVKANRGRALFSLYDRVGGKLLWSRYFGTVLQDAPVSGDPSTTLYAAASDGLYAYDTRSGTQLWRAGGASGEGVVRDGTVYVPTAGHQLYALDAATGAARWAQSTEAGSDPAPAAGERSRVLLSAGGRTALVLESTQVTAFSTADGTRLWKFQDAGGRTAVPGYRALVAGSTAVVWRDRAFYALSLG, from the coding sequence ATGGAGCCACTGCCGCTGCCGCTGCCCGAGCCGCTGCGGGGCGAAGACCCGCGCCGTATCGGCCCGTACGCGGCGCTGGCACGCTTCCGGGAGACGGCCGGCACGGTCCAGTACGTCGCCCGGGGCGACGACGCGGACGACACCGCCGCCGTCGTCGTCTCCCTCGCCCGTGCGGAGCTCGCCGCGCTCCCGGCGTTCCGGCGCCGCTTCGAGGCGGAGGCCCGCACGGCGGAACGGCTCGCCGGCGGCTGGGTCCTCGCCCCCGTCCGCACGGGCACGGACGGCCCCGGGCCGTGGACCGCGCACGCGTACGTCCCCGCCGTCACGCTCGGCGAGGCGATCGCGCTCGCGGGTCCCCTCCACGAGCGCGCGGTGCGGATACTCGGCGCGGGCCTCGCCGAGACCCTGTCCCGCGTCCACGCCACCGGCACCGTGCTGCACGGCCTCGCCCCGGAGACCGTCCTGCTGGCCGCGGACGGTCCCCGGCTCGCGGCCTTCGGCGCGCTGGGCGCGGCGGCCAGTGCCGAAGCGGCCCCGGGCGGCGGCCTGTCCGTGCGCCTCGGCTACCTCACGCCGGAGCAGCTCGCCGGCGACAAGCCCGGCACGGCGTCCGACGTCTTCGTCCTCGGCCTGCTGCTGGCGTACGCGTCGACGGGCACGAACCCGTTCCCCGACGGCCCGGCCATCGCCGACGCGGAACCCGAACTGGACGGCGTCCCCGAGGGCTTGCGCGACCTGCTGGCCTCCTGCCTGGCCAAGTCCCCGGCCGCCCGCCCGACGGCAGGCACCGCGGCGGCCACCCTGGCCCTGGAGGGCGCGGCTGCCCTGGCCAAGGACGGCTGGCTCCCGGACGCGCTGCTCAGGGCCCTCTCCGCCCGTGCGGACGCGGTCTCGCACCTCGTCCGGCCGCAGGCCGACGCCCTTCCGGACCGTCCCACGCCCAGGCCCACAGCCACAGCCACGGTCACGGCCACTGCCACGCCCCCGGCCCCGGCCCCGCCCGCAGGGCACGGCCGCACCACCCTGGCGCTTCGCACCGACGCCGGCCCCGTCGCCGAAGACGCGCCCGCACCCGCGCCCGCACCACCCCGTGCCCCGGCGGCACCCGCAGGCGCCCCGGCGTTCGGTGCCGCCGCCGGGCGCAGTCGCGACAAGGCCACCGCGGCACTGGGCATCCCGCGGAGCCGGCCCGCGGGGGAGGCGGTGGCGCCGTCGGCCGGCGGCGAGGACGGCGGCAAGTCGCCGCTCACCGCGTCCGTGCTGGCCGCCAGGGCCGGAGCCGAGCGGCGGGTGGTGGTCACTGCGGGCGTGGCCGGGGCAGTCGGGCTGGTGGTCGGGGGCGGCCTGGGCGTTGCGCTGAGCGGTGGGGGCGAGACGGCCGCGCCGGCCAAGGCGCGGCCCGCCGCGAAACCGCTGCCGGGCGTGCCGCCCGTACCGCGGTGGGCGTACCGGCACCCGGCACAAGGGGTCCTGCGGGCGGCCGCGTGGCGCGACCGAGTGGTCGTCGTGGGCGACGCCAAGCAGTGCACCGGCGTCGATCTGCGCACCGGCCGACGGCTGTGGACGCAGACCGCCGCCGCGTCCGCGCACGGGCCCGTCGTCGCGGGCGACGCCGTGTTCGTCGTCGGCGTGACGCATTTCGTGTGGCTTTCACCGAAGGACGGCTCCGTCCTGCACCGCATCGCCGCACCCGCGCACGTGAGCGCCGTGACCGCCGCCGAAGGACCGGTCGTCTGGTTCACCGGCACCGCGGGCTCCGGGACGTACCTCTTCGCGTACGACACCGCCGCCCGCAAGGAGCTGTGGCGCGCCCAGGTCCCGGGCGGCCGCGCCCCCGGCGTCGTCCCGCGCTACCAGGGCGTCGCCGTCCGCCCCGACGGGATCCTCGTACGGCAGGACGGCGCCTCGCTGACGCCGCAGCAGGTGAAGGCGAACAGGGGCCGCGCGCTGTTCTCCCTGTACGACCGGGTGGGCGGAAAGCTCCTGTGGAGCAGGTACTTCGGCACGGTCCTCCAGGACGCCCCCGTCTCCGGCGACCCGTCGACAACGCTGTACGCGGCGGCGTCCGACGGCCTGTACGCGTACGACACCCGCAGCGGCACGCAGCTGTGGCGGGCCGGCGGCGCCTCCGGCGAGGGCGTGGTCCGGGACGGCACGGTCTATGTGCCGACCGCCGGCCACCAGCTGTACGCGCTCGACGCCGCGACCGGCGCCGCCCGCTGGGCGCAGTCGACCGAGGCAGGCAGCGACCCCGCCCCAGCCGCCGGGGAGCGGTCGCGGGTGCTGCTGTCCGCGGGCGGCCGTACCGCGCTGGTCCTTGAGTCCACGCAGGTCACGGCGTTCAGCACGGCGGACGGCACCCGGCTGTGGAAGTTCCAGGACGCGGGCGGCCGGACAGCGGTCCCCGGCTACCGGGCGCTCGTCGCCGGAAGCACCGCCGTCGTGTGGCGCGACCGTGCCTTCTACGCGCTGTCCCTCGGCTGA
- a CDS encoding MarR family winged helix-turn-helix transcriptional regulator has protein sequence MHVSGTGSEPEPTGESGVDHEFQEFLALERELAVFLRRARANSGEMAREVHPELEPAAYGLLVRLDECGAQRATDLAVYFGVGKATMSRQLRALEELGLVVREPDPADGRASLIRLTEEGTSRFRSVRKARRDRYVRKLVDWDRAEVAELARLLHQLNTRAEENP, from the coding sequence GTGCACGTAAGCGGTACGGGGAGTGAACCCGAGCCCACTGGAGAAAGTGGTGTGGACCACGAGTTCCAGGAGTTCCTCGCGCTGGAACGCGAGTTGGCCGTCTTTCTGCGCCGCGCCCGCGCCAACTCGGGGGAGATGGCCCGCGAGGTCCACCCGGAACTGGAGCCCGCCGCCTACGGACTGCTCGTACGCCTGGACGAGTGCGGCGCGCAGCGCGCCACCGATCTCGCCGTGTACTTCGGGGTCGGCAAGGCGACCATGAGCCGCCAGCTGCGCGCCCTGGAGGAGCTCGGCCTCGTCGTCCGCGAGCCCGACCCCGCCGACGGGCGCGCCTCGCTCATCCGCCTCACCGAGGAGGGGACCAGCCGGTTCCGGTCCGTACGGAAGGCCAGGCGCGACCGGTACGTACGGAAGCTGGTGGACTGGGACCGCGCCGAGGTCGCCGAACTGGCCCGGCTGCTCCACCAGCTCAACACACGGGCCGAGGAGAACCCGTAG
- a CDS encoding coiled-coil domain-containing protein gives MSGSLLLRAVCTACTAALATAVAAAPAAGAPAPAPAPRATSVTGLLTDLRGLYRQAEEASETFKATGELLAAQTAETKRLDTELAEARNALARSRADAGELARRQYRGSSDFSTYLELLLAKNPRQALDQQYLMERMARHRLATIARLERGELYTDALATRSRKALDAQQSLAERHREQRDTVRARLRQVEELLASLSTAELAQLAQLEGARTAGAQPLLGDSPNAPAADRPEPPDGSGLVLPADPEGASGTS, from the coding sequence ATGTCAGGCAGCCTGCTGCTGAGGGCGGTCTGCACCGCCTGCACCGCCGCACTCGCCACGGCGGTCGCGGCCGCACCGGCCGCCGGGGCGCCGGCCCCGGCACCCGCACCGCGGGCGACGAGCGTCACCGGACTGCTCACCGATCTGCGGGGGCTGTACCGGCAGGCGGAGGAAGCGAGCGAGACGTTCAAGGCGACCGGTGAGCTGCTGGCGGCGCAGACCGCCGAGACGAAGCGCCTCGACACCGAGCTCGCCGAGGCGCGCAACGCGCTCGCCCGCAGCCGCGCCGACGCCGGCGAGCTCGCCCGCCGGCAGTACCGGGGCAGCTCCGACTTCTCCACGTACCTGGAGCTGCTGCTCGCCAAGAACCCCCGGCAGGCCCTGGACCAGCAGTACCTGATGGAGCGCATGGCCCGGCACCGGCTCGCGACGATCGCCCGACTGGAGCGCGGCGAGCTGTACACCGACGCGCTGGCGACCCGGTCGCGCAAGGCGCTCGACGCCCAGCAGTCCCTTGCCGAGAGGCACCGCGAGCAGCGCGACACCGTCCGGGCCCGGCTGCGGCAGGTGGAGGAACTCCTGGCGTCGCTCTCCACAGCCGAGCTCGCCCAGCTCGCGCAGCTGGAGGGCGCACGTACGGCCGGAGCACAGCCACTGCTCGGCGACAGCCCGAACGCCCCGGCCGCCGACCGGCCGGAGCCGCCCGACGGCTCCGGCCTCGTACTCCCCGCAGACCCGGAAGGCGCTTCGGGCACGTCCTAG
- a CDS encoding nitrate- and nitrite sensing domain-containing protein, producing the protein MRAPVQKKRPRGKGGTPGTASSGREATSPSTPAGTSGVSPAGAPAPAETFQAGPARPAPADPGLLPGGRPVRVRRRLVAGVAAVSLTVIAAGTPAILLASQDLTESQGLVTLAALNRQAVTLAHSLADERDEVTAYVAAGREDQSGEKKNRREISDSRSARVDRQIDEIRGNVPDDHAELRHDLAAVPTVRRTALTGKGSALEAYKAYTDIIGALHALAEELAEKTPARADGADLPQGLRPGGTPNSLRSPAALGLAVEQASATRGLLLAALSVPAPESDGPTYDPITGLLVEDKGDEKAEAARGVLSAAAQQTRVRELAALADFDQAAGADARSRLAATVTGPDVKTAEGYLTRLTDQPELSDKDLDSNREKVESSLSARIEQMRGVESALASAQAEGLERLRDDDVTALELRIGLLGGCLLVAIGISAAVARSLTRPLAVLRIGAARLAGAPEAEPPIRFTGKNDEFAQVVRSLNTVHGKLLDLAARADALDTSQDDLGAAREELATQRAELQARTAEVTAELEKLRETVSHSFVNLALRTLGLVERQLGVIEKLEEREQDPERLATLFKLDHMATVMRRHSENLLVLAGAEHGHAHQGPVPLVDVMRAAVSEIERYERITIQSLPPHAQVAGFAADDLSHLVAELLENATSFSPPDAQVELSGWLLESGEVMLSVQDEGIGMTSDRLAELNTRLAAGSEPADAEPADADGEGLGLRVAALLARRHGVRVQLREQKQGGIAAVVVLPKALLPTEPPTAPPQTALVPGGAPVLNLPGSVAEANSNALPGRSPAPRDPLVAAAEQSVREAEQAADDQAQAEPEPVAVPEPAAEPEPEPIAEPELTLQVRLPSPPAEPDAHERVADGADEDDPVTDKGLPKRTPQTVAAPVAPRARSGSVDADELRRRLGGFHQGAKEGRRDVEAELSEATQNIPQVHDQDQEHSEESGDTVEEARS; encoded by the coding sequence ATGCGAGCACCGGTGCAGAAGAAGCGGCCTCGGGGCAAGGGCGGAACGCCCGGTACGGCGTCTTCGGGGCGGGAGGCCACAAGCCCCTCGACCCCGGCAGGGACTTCCGGGGTCTCGCCCGCAGGCGCCCCGGCGCCCGCGGAGACCTTCCAGGCCGGACCCGCCCGGCCCGCACCAGCCGATCCCGGGCTGCTCCCCGGCGGGCGCCCCGTCCGGGTCCGCCGCAGGCTCGTCGCCGGCGTCGCGGCCGTCTCCCTCACCGTGATCGCCGCGGGCACGCCGGCGATCCTCCTGGCCTCCCAGGACCTGACCGAGTCCCAGGGCCTCGTCACGCTCGCCGCACTCAACCGGCAGGCCGTCACCCTCGCCCACTCGCTCGCCGACGAGCGCGACGAGGTCACCGCGTACGTCGCGGCCGGCCGCGAGGACCAGAGCGGCGAGAAGAAGAACCGCCGCGAGATCTCCGACAGCCGCAGCGCCCGCGTCGACCGCCAGATCGACGAGATCCGCGGCAACGTCCCGGACGACCACGCCGAGCTGCGCCACGACCTCGCCGCCGTGCCGACCGTCCGGCGCACCGCGCTCACCGGCAAGGGCAGCGCCCTGGAGGCGTACAAGGCGTACACGGACATCATCGGCGCGCTGCACGCGCTCGCCGAAGAGCTCGCCGAGAAGACCCCGGCCCGCGCCGACGGGGCCGATCTCCCCCAGGGCCTCCGGCCTGGGGGGACCCCCAACTCGCTGCGCTCGCCGGCCGCCCTCGGCCTCGCGGTCGAGCAGGCGTCGGCCACCCGCGGCCTGCTGCTCGCCGCGCTCTCCGTGCCCGCCCCGGAGAGCGACGGCCCCACCTACGACCCCATCACCGGCCTGCTCGTCGAGGACAAGGGCGACGAGAAGGCCGAGGCCGCCCGGGGCGTCCTGAGCGCCGCCGCCCAGCAGACCCGGGTACGCGAACTCGCCGCGCTCGCCGACTTCGACCAGGCCGCGGGCGCCGACGCCAGGAGCCGGCTGGCGGCCACCGTCACCGGCCCCGACGTCAAGACCGCCGAGGGTTATCTCACCCGCCTGACGGACCAGCCCGAACTCTCCGATAAGGACCTCGACTCGAACCGCGAGAAGGTCGAGTCCTCGCTCTCCGCCCGTATCGAGCAGATGCGGGGCGTCGAGTCCGCGCTCGCCTCCGCCCAGGCCGAGGGGCTGGAGCGGCTGCGCGACGACGACGTCACCGCCCTGGAGCTGCGCATCGGGCTGCTCGGCGGCTGCCTGCTCGTCGCCATAGGCATCTCCGCGGCCGTCGCCCGCAGCCTCACCCGCCCGCTCGCGGTGCTGCGGATCGGCGCCGCCCGGCTCGCCGGGGCGCCCGAGGCCGAGCCGCCCATCCGCTTCACCGGCAAGAACGACGAGTTCGCGCAGGTCGTACGGTCCCTCAACACCGTTCACGGAAAGCTGCTCGACCTCGCCGCCCGGGCCGACGCACTGGACACCTCGCAGGACGACCTGGGCGCCGCCCGGGAGGAGCTGGCCACCCAGCGCGCCGAACTCCAGGCCCGCACCGCCGAGGTGACCGCGGAGCTGGAGAAGCTCCGCGAGACCGTCAGCCACAGCTTCGTCAACCTCGCCCTGCGCACCCTCGGGCTCGTCGAGCGGCAGCTCGGCGTCATCGAGAAGCTGGAGGAGCGCGAGCAGGACCCGGAGCGGCTTGCCACCCTCTTCAAGCTCGACCACATGGCCACCGTCATGCGCCGCCACAGTGAGAACCTGCTGGTGCTCGCGGGCGCCGAGCACGGGCACGCGCACCAGGGGCCCGTCCCGCTGGTCGACGTCATGCGGGCCGCGGTCAGCGAGATCGAGCGGTACGAGCGCATCACCATCCAGTCGCTGCCGCCGCACGCGCAGGTCGCCGGGTTCGCCGCGGACGACCTGAGCCACCTGGTGGCCGAACTGCTGGAGAACGCCACGTCGTTCTCGCCGCCCGACGCGCAGGTCGAGCTCTCCGGCTGGCTGCTGGAGAGCGGGGAGGTCATGCTCTCCGTCCAGGACGAGGGCATCGGCATGACGTCGGACCGGCTCGCCGAGCTCAACACGCGGCTCGCCGCCGGCTCCGAGCCTGCCGATGCCGAGCCCGCCGACGCCGACGGTGAGGGCCTCGGCCTGCGGGTGGCCGCGCTGCTCGCGCGCCGGCACGGCGTACGCGTCCAGTTGCGCGAGCAGAAGCAGGGCGGGATCGCCGCGGTCGTCGTCCTGCCGAAGGCGCTGCTGCCGACCGAACCGCCCACCGCGCCCCCGCAGACGGCGCTCGTGCCGGGTGGCGCCCCCGTGCTGAACCTGCCGGGCTCGGTCGCCGAGGCCAACTCCAACGCACTGCCGGGCCGGTCGCCCGCCCCGCGCGACCCGCTGGTGGCGGCGGCCGAGCAGTCGGTCCGCGAGGCGGAGCAGGCGGCGGACGACCAAGCGCAGGCGGAGCCCGAGCCGGTCGCTGTGCCTGAGCCGGCCGCCGAGCCCGAGCCCGAGCCGATCGCCGAGCCCGAGCTCACCCTCCAGGTCCGCCTCCCGAGCCCGCCGGCCGAGCCCGACGCCCACGAGCGGGTGGCCGACGGCGCCGACGAGGACGACCCGGTCACCGACAAGGGCCTGCCCAAGCGCACCCCCCAGACCGTCGCCGCCCCCGTCGCGCCCAGGGCGCGCTCCGGGTCCGTCGACGCCGACGAGCTGCGCCGCCGCCTCGGCGGCTTCCACCAGGGCGCCAAGGAGGGCCGCCGCGACGTCGAGGCGGAGCTCTCCGAAGCCACCCAGAACATCCCGCAGGTACACGACCAGGACCAGGAACACAGCGAGGAATCGGGGGACACCGTCGAGGAGGCACGTAGTTGA
- a CDS encoding lysozyme — protein MPVHRSRTTRFAATAALFTVLALLLTLLALPGAAAAVSGDTLARGSAHMGVGVVAHDGQGDRPRDGRAVQTEGVDVSSHQGNVNWASLWSSGVKWAYVKATEGTYYENPYFAQQYNGSYTIGMIRGAYHFATPDTTTGTAQADFFVDNGGGWSRDGRTLPGVLDIEWNPYGPACYGKTQSAMVTWIRDFLNRYKARTGRDAVIYTATSWWTQCTGNHSGFGAANPLWVARYNTTPGTLPAGWAYYTMWQYTSTGPIVGDHNKFNGALDRVVALANG, from the coding sequence ATGCCCGTGCACAGATCCCGAACGACCCGATTCGCCGCGACCGCCGCCCTCTTCACGGTCCTGGCACTCCTCCTCACCCTCCTCGCCCTCCCCGGCGCGGCCGCCGCCGTCTCCGGGGACACCCTCGCGCGCGGCTCGGCGCACATGGGCGTGGGCGTCGTCGCCCACGACGGCCAGGGCGACCGACCGCGCGACGGCCGCGCCGTCCAGACCGAGGGCGTCGACGTCTCCAGCCACCAGGGCAACGTCAACTGGGCGTCGCTGTGGAGCAGCGGCGTGAAGTGGGCCTACGTCAAGGCCACCGAGGGCACCTACTACGAGAACCCCTACTTCGCACAGCAGTACAACGGCTCGTACACCATCGGCATGATCCGCGGCGCGTACCACTTCGCCACCCCGGACACGACGACCGGCACCGCCCAGGCCGACTTCTTCGTGGACAACGGCGGGGGCTGGTCGCGGGACGGCAGGACGCTGCCGGGCGTGCTGGACATCGAGTGGAACCCGTACGGACCCGCGTGCTACGGGAAGACGCAGTCGGCGATGGTGACCTGGATCCGTGACTTCCTGAACCGCTACAAGGCGCGGACGGGGCGGGACGCGGTGATCTACACCGCGACGAGCTGGTGGACCCAGTGCACCGGGAACCACAGCGGGTTCGGCGCGGCCAATCCGCTGTGGGTGGCGCGCTACAACACGACGCCGGGGACACTGCCGGCGGGTTGGGCGTACTACACGATGTGGCAGTACACGTCGACGGGGCCGATCGTGGGGGACCACAACAAGTTCAACGGCGCACTCGACCGGGTCGTGGCCCTGGCCAACGGCTGA